The following proteins are co-located in the Geothermobacter ehrlichii genome:
- a CDS encoding efflux RND transporter periplasmic adaptor subunit yields the protein MSVPPVPGIVREVRKKLGDRVRAGEVMAVLESRELADAKAEYLAARERLALAQANFSREERLWKKKISAEQEYLNARQALAEARINLRSAEQKLHALGLSEIYLKKLPQHPEQTYTRYEVRAPFDGTVIQKHISLGEALSDTSEAFVVADLSTVWADINVYQKDLARVRKGQKVVIDLGHGIPTVSRTLSYVGPLVGEETRTALARAVLPNPHGDLRPGMFITARVATDSTEVPLLVPKSALQTLEGRTVVFVLDEDGFEPRPVTIGRQNGLQVEIVNGLKAGEKYASTGAFTLKAQLSKGAFGDGHGH from the coding sequence ATGAGCGTCCCGCCGGTGCCGGGCATCGTGCGCGAGGTGCGCAAGAAACTCGGCGACCGGGTCAGGGCCGGCGAGGTGATGGCGGTTCTCGAAAGTCGCGAACTGGCCGACGCCAAGGCCGAATACCTGGCCGCCCGCGAGCGCCTAGCCCTGGCCCAGGCCAATTTCAGCCGAGAAGAACGGCTGTGGAAAAAGAAGATTTCGGCGGAGCAGGAATATCTCAACGCCAGGCAGGCCCTGGCCGAGGCCCGGATCAACCTGCGCTCGGCGGAGCAGAAACTGCACGCCCTGGGACTGTCCGAGATCTACCTGAAAAAACTGCCGCAACATCCCGAACAGACCTACACCCGCTACGAGGTCCGGGCACCGTTCGACGGCACGGTGATCCAGAAGCACATCTCGCTCGGCGAAGCCCTGAGTGACACCTCGGAAGCGTTTGTGGTCGCCGATCTGAGCACCGTCTGGGCCGACATCAACGTCTACCAGAAGGACCTGGCCAGGGTGCGCAAGGGACAGAAGGTGGTGATCGATCTCGGACATGGCATTCCCACGGTGAGCAGAACGCTTTCCTATGTCGGCCCCCTGGTCGGCGAGGAGACCCGGACCGCCCTGGCGCGGGCGGTTCTGCCGAATCCGCACGGGGATCTGCGTCCCGGCATGTTCATCACCGCCAGGGTGGCGACGGACAGCACCGAGGTGCCGCTGCTGGTGCCGAAGAGCGCGCTGCAGACCCTGGAGGGCAGGACGGTGGTCTTTGTTCTGGACGAGGACGGCTTCGAGCCGCGTCCGGTGACCATCGGTCGGCAGAACGGACTGCAGGTGGAGATCGTCAACGGCCTGAAGGCCGGCGAGAAGTACGCCAGTACCGGAGCTTTCACCCTCAAGGCGCAGCTTTCGAAGGGGGCTTTCGGTGACGGCCACGGACATTAG